CCTTTAAGAGTTATACTAGGAATTATAATTTAAGGGATATAACCGGAGTAGTCATACTCGGTTCTTCTACCCTATTGCCTACTGGGGTAGTTTCCTTGCTATCATCAATGAATATCCCACTTGTTATCTCTAATAAACTGGGAGTTTCAATTAGCTCACCCACATTAATAGTCATGTTATCGGAAGTAAGAGAAAAGCAGTATAAGTTAACTGAGGAGGAGAAGTTGGAAATCGCCAGGAATTTTATTTCAGCCAGATTCAACGGCTTATCTAACTTATTAAAGTATTACAAGCAAGATCCTCCGCAACTCGTAGACAATAACGACTTATTAGTGTGGGAGGCGATAAACAGTAGGGCCTTCTGGGATAAGATGTTCAACCTCTTCCCTAAGGAAGTCAGGAATATAGGAAGAAAGCCGAGGCATTCCGACACCTTCAATAAGTCGTTATCCTTAACTTATGCCTTACTTTACGCAATATGCACGAGAGCTTTACTTTCCTTCGGTTTCGATCCTACATACGGAGTCATGCACAAGTCTAGGTACTCTACGGCTCTGTCCTTTGATTTTTCAGAAATGTTTAAACCAATAGCAATTCACGCAGTAATTAGGGCATATAAGAAGGGTTTATCTCTAGATAAGGAAGGAGAGCTCACAAAGGACAGTGTTAGCAAGGTATCTAAGGAGTTTTTCGATTTAATCAGTAAAAAACAAAATAACGAAACAATATATAAGGCAGTATATAATAGAGCTTTAAAGCTCTCTCAATATTTAAGGAAAAAAGATAAGAGCATAAAGTACACTTTCACTTACGACCCAAGGAAACTGTCGTAATAAGCTGAAATTTAACACATTATGTGGTTAAGAGTTTAACTAAAAACATTACGAGAATATTTCGGCTGAAGAGTATATGGATGAGAAAAGGAAAACTAAAGTCCATGGTACTCCTTCTTATTTCCACTTTCTTATGTTCCTAAAACTATAAGTAAAGGATTAGGCTAATCATAAATTTAACTCTACGAGCGTCAATATATGATACTATCTTGCAATTACTATCGTTCTATGCACAGAGTTGATAACGTTTAACTCAACGTTTGGACGAATCTTGCAATTATTATCACCCTATAAAGTGAAGAGTGGGATGAAAAAGAGGCGCCTAGCAATCTATCTATGTACAGAATATACTGGGCACGTATTCATTAGGTCACAGTTACTGCATGCCCACTTTATCTTATTATATATCCGTTCTGCAGCGTCCTCAGGGTCCTTAGGCGTTGCGAACAATGACTTTATCTTTTTTGGAAAATCTGAATACTTTAACCACCTAATTCCTTTATTATATATTATAAGACCAACTACGGGGTGAGAAGTGTAATAAATTGCCGAGGCCATGTAAAACCTCATTTCTCCCTCTAAATGCCTTACAGTATCTGAAATAGTTATTTCTGCTATTAAACTTACATAATCTTTCTTTGTCTTTATAATTGAAAAATAGTCCGGTTTTCCTCTGATAACAAACACTTTATCTCTAATGTAAGATAAGGTAAACTCTGGTTCCTTTTTATCTACGAGTATTTTATCCTTGAGAACTTCCCTCAATGAGTTTATTATCATTTCGTTTATCCTATCGTGTATAGGCTTAAGGTGCTTTACAGAGAGGGGCGTAGTGTAACTTATTTGTCCACAATTCTCAAGAATTTGATATTTCATCATCGGGCATAAATTTGCCCAGCTGAGTCCTGTGGCAGTTAACTTACAATACCTCATATCTTCTTTCTGATAATTTTCTACAATCTCCTTTGGTACAGTTGACGGAAGACTCGTACTCGCTGTCTCGTATGACGACAATATACAGGTTATCGCCTTCTTCAAGGTGTCTTTTAGCCATGTCGGAGATAAGCGACGCTG
This genomic interval from Acidianus sp. HS-5 contains the following:
- the cas1 gene encoding CRISPR-associated endonuclease Cas1, translated to MILVLTNPLKIDRKSRSELIVSFKSYTRNYNLRDITGVVILGSSTLLPTGVVSLLSSMNIPLVISNKLGVSISSPTLIVMLSEVREKQYKLTEEEKLEIARNFISARFNGLSNLLKYYKQDPPQLVDNNDLLVWEAINSRAFWDKMFNLFPKEVRNIGRKPRHSDTFNKSLSLTYALLYAICTRALLSFGFDPTYGVMHKSRYSTALSFDFSEMFKPIAIHAVIRAYKKGLSLDKEGELTKDSVSKVSKEFFDLISKKQNNETIYKAVYNRALKLSQYLRKKDKSIKYTFTYDPRKLS
- the cas2 gene encoding CRISPR-associated endonuclease Cas2, which translates into the protein MYVVVAFDISSEKVRGKIRRYLRRLGLSMVNRSVYAGVGGYKTASLISDMAKRHLEEGDNLYIVVIRDSEYESSVNCTKGDCRKLSERRYEVL